In Antechinus flavipes isolate AdamAnt ecotype Samford, QLD, Australia chromosome 3, AdamAnt_v2, whole genome shotgun sequence, a genomic segment contains:
- the CLDN34 gene encoding claudin-34, translating to MSSYFTRSNLQLSSFALVTVGWILSVASMGRMDWRVWHLEEDPSSVISSGITWVGIWKVCFYSTILHPPQEKSGKICHSYIKYATFLPSDFRIIQNIFLFACILGAMGKVSITIAMRNFYLGVPRRSAICNPFIIGGFFYISAGICILICVIWNYHSVFTNQSITFPATFHIPSSPETQEIGGAVSMAIVATILMLLGGIFFLSFKGGKHTGILSSNVEISRSKRKIFKIKEKN from the coding sequence ATGAGCTCCTATTTCACTAGGAGTAACCTTCAACTCTCAAGCTTTGCCCTAGTCACTGTGGGCTGGATCCTCTCAGTTGCCTCTATGGGACGAATGGATTGGAGGGTGTGGCATTTAGAGGAGGACCCATCTTCCGTGATCTCTTCTGGCATCACTTGGGTGGGGATCTGGAAAGTGTGCTTTTACAGCACTATCTTGCATCCTCCTCAGGAGAAATCTGGCAAAATTTGCCACTCTTATATCAAGTATGCTACTTTTCTCCCTTCAGACTTTAGGATTATTCAGAACATCtttctgtttgcttgcattctggGGGCCATGGGAAAAGTCTCTATTACCATTGCAATGAGGAACTTTTACTTGGGAGTTCCTCGGAGGTCAGCAATATGTAATCCATTCATCATTGGAGGATTCTTTTATATATCTGCTGGGATTTGCATCTTAATTTGTGTAATCTGGAATTATCACTCTGTGTTTACAAATCAAAGTATAACTTTCCCTGCTACTTTCCATATCCCTTCCAGTCCAGAAACGCAGGAAATAGGGGGTGCGGTGAGCATGGCTATTGTAGCTACCATCCTGATGTTGCTAGGTGGGatatttttcctgtcttttaaaGGTGGAAAGCATACGGGAATATTATCATCAAATGTTGAAATTTCCAGATccaagagaaaaattttcaagataaaagaaaaaaattga